In Aegilops tauschii subsp. strangulata cultivar AL8/78 chromosome 3, Aet v6.0, whole genome shotgun sequence, one genomic interval encodes:
- the LOC141021066 gene encoding uncharacterized protein → MVGTKLVALGYVFLLSIGLANAARVVRFGSGSATGTGEGGGEGGGTVSGGGSGAGSGTGSGVSSSSGSHASGGGGGGGGGGGQNGGTGYGSGSGSGSGSSQYSQGSSYPYGGGYGGYTSAGGAGGGGGGGKASGYQGSSGYGAGSGTGSGSATATNNWYRQGSTNADAGGNGGGNGGGRNGGSGAGKGAGSGYGNANP, encoded by the coding sequence ATGGTAGGCACAAAGCTAGTAGCCCTCGGCTATGTTTTCCTCTTGAGCATTGGACTGGCCAATGCTGCAAGGGTGGTTAGATTCGGCAGTGGAAGCGCCACGGGAacgggagagggaggaggagagggtggGGGAACTGTGAGTGGTGGTGGCTCGGGTGCTGGGAGTGGAACTGGGTCTGGCGTGAGTTCTAGTAGTGGTAGCCATGCAAGcggtggaggtggaggtggcggcggaggcggtggCCAAAATGGTGGAACTGGATATGGTAGCGGGTCCGGCTCTGGCTCCGGTTCCAGTCAATATAGTCAAGGATCTTCATATCCTTATGGTGGTGGCTATGGTGGATATACTAGCGCTGGCGGTgccggtggtggcggtggtggaggGAAAGCTAGTGGTTATCAAGGATCTAGTGGATATGGGGCTGGTAGTGGCACTGGTTCTGGCTCAGCTACAGCTACTAACAATTGGTATAGACAAGGTAGTACAAATGCAGATGCTGGTGGAAACGGTGGTGGCAATGGTGGAGGAAGAAATGGTGGGAGTGGTGCAGGCAAAGGTGCTGGATCTGGGTATGGCAATGCCAACCCCTAG